The DNA window taacctatcccccgaactcaaaatctttcaaaggtctttcttgttcttttagcctttcctaattggataaaataaaagtcggtggcgactcttgctatccgcaacatttcaaaaaagtcagttctcccaccgagttacaccGACACAATACATAAAggtacaccatgcaacttcacaatcaccctGACATATATTTATGCTAACTTCGCAATCAGaaatgtgatgttaataggtataaagtgtgccgacttcgtaagcctatcaacaatcacccaaatcgaatcaaatcCTCTCAAGGTATTAGGTAATCCCGTTACAAAGTCCATCGAAATGCTCTCCCATTTCCATTATGGAACTTCTAACAGTTGCATCAATCCTGCacgcttctgatgttcgatctttgacttctgacaagtcaaacaagcatacatAAACTGCGCCACATCACgtttcataccaggccaccaaaacaaacccttcaagtcttgatacatctttgtagatcctggatgaatactcaaattgcTTCTATGACTCTCTTCAAGAATCGCTTTCTTAATATCTTCATCATTAGGAATGAAAATAcgatctcggaatctcaacacaccacgtgcatctaacttgaaatcatcaTTCTTAAGTCGATCGGTTCCTACCATCAAATCCACCAGCTTCACATCAAACTTCTGAGCCTCTCTGATATTGTCAAGAAAGTCATTGTTAATCTTTAACATTCCTAACATAACACTATGCGGTGTCACTTCGcaaaccaaactcaagtctcagaactgctcaatcaactccaactctttaaccatcatagccgacatatgcaaagtctttcggCTTAAAGCATCGGCCAAAACATTAGCTTTTCCGGGATGATAGTTCAAATCGAAATCATACTCCTTCAACAATTCAAGCcaccttcgttgcctcatattcaactctttctgatcgaaaaggtacttcaaactcttatgatcgctaaacacttcaaatctagaaccataaagataatgtctccaaatttttAACACAAAGACCATTGCAACCAACTTAAGATCATGCAtaggataattcttttcatgggTCCTCAACTGCCTAGACGCATAAGCAACCACTTTACCATTCTGCATAagcacaccacctaaccccatcaggcaagcatcacagtacacaacaaaaggctctcctgaattaggcaaagtcaaaatcggagccgacgtcaacctcttcttcaaatcATTGAAACTTTCTTCACATTGAATATCCCACACAAAAGCCTTCCCTTTGCAACTCAATCTTgtcaacggaagtgccaacttagaaaatccttcgatAAACCGTCTATAGTAACCGGCTAAACCCAAGAAGCTTATACTCTTAGTAGCTGACTTCGGAGTCACCCATTGTAACACAACACCAGCTTTAGAAGGATCCATAACAATGCCACTGCCAGAAATGATAGGaccaaggaaactaacttcatgcaaccaaaattcacacttagacaacttggcatacaactgcttctctttCAGAACTTACAACACAATTCTCATATgctcttcatgctcttcttcGGATTTAGAGTAAATAAGAATGTCATTAATGAATACCACCACGAACCGATTCAAGTAAGTATGgaaaatacggttcatgtactccatgaatactcccggcgcattagtaacaccgaagggcTTGTAAATAAATCAAACAACCAACCATAAAGATCTGAATTCCCTTCAGGAAGGATACATAGCAGAAACTTTGACAGCTCAGTATGAGTTGTACCAATTACATTAAACATGTGCAGTACACGAATGACAGGAGGTCAACAACTACTATAAGCTGGCTCTTTGTGTATGGCAAAATGGATCGATTGGATGGTTAATGGATGGaccaaaccaatccattaatccaaTACCAATCCACTAAACTctctttataaaaatccaatccaatccatccattaaagaataaaatccatccaatccatccatttaaaaaataattaaaaaattcttaattatttttttaaatttcataaaaaaaattaaatattttaaaatatttttttcgttcttatgaaaaaaattgaattttttgtttttctggaaaACAAACTCgactttttcattttttcgatAAAACTAGATTTATCGTTTTTCCAATAAAAACTCGACTTTtcaattttctgaaaaaaaacttGACATTTTGGTTTTcccaaaaaaatttgattttttcgaaaaaactcgattttttgttttttttccggAAAAACGTGATTTTTCCTTTTTCCGAAAAACTTGATTTATTTGAAAAACCtcgattttttttcgtttttccgaaaacaATAGATTTTTCGAAAAACCAAGAtgtttcgtttttccgaaaatactcgattttttagtttttccaaaaaaacttgatatttcattttttcgaaaaaactcgcttttttggttttttgaaaaacctcgatttttttgttttttttcgaaaaaactctaTTTTTAGTAAAACCTATATTTTTTCCCCCCCGAAAAAACccgattttttttccaaaaaaactcgatatttcatttttccaaaaaaacacgatgtttcgtttttccaaaaaaatctcgatttttttcgtttttccgaaaaactcgacttttttgttTTCAGAAAAAACTAGATATTTTGGTTTTtctgaaaaactcgattttttgttttttctaaaaacttcgattattttgtttttccgaaaaaactaaaattatcGAAAAACCTAGATTTTTtcatttttccgaaaaaactcgatttttttgtttttctgaaaaaaaactcGGCTTTTCATTTTTCCGAATAAAACtcgtttttttcgtttttccaaaaaaaattggacttttcgtttttccgaaaaacacttgatttttcgtttttccgaaaaaaactcgactttttcctttttctaaaaaaaattcgactttttttcgtttttctgaaaaactcgtttattttgtttttccgaaaaaaacttgAGTTTTTTCGTGTTTcagaaaaaacttgatttttttgttttcttgaaaaaaactcgattttcgcGTTTTCAGAAAATACTCGagtttttcgtttttctgaaaaaaaactcgatttatagcttttccaaaaaaaatattttttttcgttttttcagaataactcgattttttgtttttccacAAGTGAGAATGAGTTACATTTTTTAAGAATGTAATTAAACAAATTGTAAGTGAACTTACAATTCCTTTATATCTTCCAACTCAATGAGTTTAGTCACAAAATGTCGCAGAGGATCAATAGCGCAGGCAAAAAATCAACCACAGCGCAGTTTGATATTTTATCAATTTGCACAAATGTCTGTAACATTATTTAACATCAGAAACAAGTGGtagtattaaaataataaaaaataaaactgagTTGAATACCTTGCTACGGAAACTCCATTTCCCATTATTGGGAGAGAAACATTGAAAATCTCTAAACATcaactgaaataaaaataaaacggtAAATTATATAAATGAAGTTAACTTATTAAAAAGAGTTTTAATTGTGATTCTTTAAGCAATGATGAAATATACATAACTGTGGTGCATGCAAACCTCTCCCCTTCACTTctgtaaaaataaaatcaaataatacacACATTTAACTTAGCATAGGTTTTGGAAGAAGAAGCAAGTTTTGGTGGCatcaaaaatctggaaaaaaaGTTCAAAATTGGCCATCCGAGGAAGCAATGATGATAAACATTATATAGCTGATATTAGACGTTTAGAGTCCTAGGGTAAAAAGGTGCACATATCGACTCAGCAGAAGGAAGCTTACAAATCAGGTTCTAAATGAATGGTTTATCCTATAACATAAGAGGGAGCAGGAATTCGGCAAAATTGTGTTCAATTAGAAGCTTGATTGCATCCGAAAAGCTCggttttttgtttttccaaaaaagctctatttttttcgtttttttcaaataaaaaatcgatatttaattttttcttgaagaaactcgattttttgtttttccgaaaaaaactcaattttctgtattttcaaattttattatatttttcgaaGAAGGCTTGTGGCAGATCAGGAGGGGTTTTAACAATGTGGAAGGCGGATGTGGTTCAAGTTTTGTCTAGTTTTGAAGCTAGGCAACTAGGTTCTTTGAATATCGATAAGAATATGTGGTTTGCTAGTCTTTTATCTCTCTTCATGTAGGTTTTAAGTTGGTTCGTCTATATTTCAAATTGTTTTCTGGGTTGTATTTGGGTTAAGCACCCTAGTGCTTGATTTTGATACAAAATTCAccgcttataaaaaaaaaagataacaaCCAATATTCAATATATATAGTAATTATACTTACATGAGACAAAGCAGCCTTTCGTCGTTGTGGCGAGAGTCTCGAATGCATAACAAAAGATGCTTGTTGGTAACACTGAAGATCTTCGATGTACCGTTTAAGAGAAAGCATGCAAAGCTAGAAAAAAGCCATGTTAGTCAGATTTTCAGgagagaaaaaaaagtgaaattagAGTTTCAAATTAATTATTTCTATACAGGTAGACACAACAAAATATAAAACCACTAATCTACCTCAATTGGTAGATAAACTAGTATGTTGGGCTTTCGAACATTAACACACGGATATTTATCAGAATACGTCAGCGAGATCGCCTTCCTCTCGGTgaaatatttaaaaacacttatctCTTTAAAATAGACTTCTCCAATCCCGTCCATTTTCTTCTTCATACTAAACCTACAGAACACACCTCTCCattaataattaaagtaaaaactagaaaacaaaagtccCTATTAAGGAGAAGGAGTGTGTTGTGTTAttattttatcttaataaatGGATACCATATCATCAAAAGTAATCTATATTGTTATATAAAAAACTTACATTTTATCTTCACATAAGAGATCACTAAGCCTAGTAATCACATACTCTCTCTTTGAGTGAGTGGCTTGTATTCTTAAATTTTGTAGAGTCTCTGTAGCCTATACATTAAAATATACAAAGGACCAGGTCTTgatataacaataacaacaaacaattaaatgaaaaattaagAAGGGTTCATATCACTTGGTTACCTTTTTCCAGTCAATAGAGAGACCACTAGCAGTAGTATTTTGATTAAAAGCCAAGAAATCGAGAACTGTCGGAGGAAAGACAATCGTTGTTGACATATCTAAACAAATATTATAAGTAAGGAATCAACATCAtaataacaaacatatatttagGGATGTATATGTTTATGTGCCAGCTTTTGCACAACCTACCTATATTGAGATAAAGGTCGGTTTGTGTTGTTCTAAAGCTTGCAAATTTCCCTAAGGCACGAAACATGTCATCTTTCATACGATCGAGACGTCTATCATCATTGGGGAAGTAATTGCGGCCTAGACGAAAACCACCTCTGCGATAGAtattacataattaaataaagttAGACAACGCACATGCCAGCATGATGCCTCAGTATAATATCAAGCCCCATGATTGCTTATCTAGAATTCTCACTATTAGAGTGCAGACGGAAACTGGAGACAAATTTGATTGTAACTTTATATCTCGTCGATCTACTTACAGCAGTAATCTGGTTACAATTATTCCTATAGAATGAAAAACTTAAATATCATAAACAACACTGACCAAGAAAAACTCACATTCAAAAACCAACATTCACATATTTTAACCTGTTTGATGCTACATCTTTGAGAACAACATCAAACTCAAGCTCGTCTTTCTGAGATAGAGAGCCAAGAGTGAGTAATGCTTTTGAACCATCGTATGCAAAATCTTTATCATTCAACTGATCAAAACAAATGAGTTCGGTAAAGTTTATTCAGTATGTCTCTACGAGTATCCTTTCCCAGGTTGTTCAATATACTTCTATACCCTTGACCAGGATAAGAAATATCAACCTACAAAAATATAATACACATACACGATCAGAAATATTAATAGAGTAGAAGAAATATTAATACTTACGAAGAAAAGTATATACACATACACTGTATTGTGTGAAATATTTAGTAATGTCACCGGGTTTGTTAAATTCATTTTAAAGTGATTGATCAACAAATTCAGTTTAATTGTGGTTGACCCTAATTCACTCCTAGCCATGGGTGTCAGCTTTTTATTTTCTTGTGTATCCATGTCCTGACATGACAGCAAAAACATATAACCAAAATCAGATAACCAAAAAAACAAATCGATCTTACGAAATTACTTAGACTCGAAATTATCATCAAGAAAAGCAAATTGAAGTTAAATCAACAACAGCAAAAATAGAATTGACAAAAAATGATCAACCACGCATAACCGAAACAGATCAATCTTACAAAACTACGTTTGACTCAAAATACACATCAAGAAAATCGCAATGAAGTTAAATGAAGAACTGCAAAAACAAAATTACCAAAATATGAACAGATTGATCTTACGAAATTACTTAGACTCGAAATTATCATCAAGAAAAGCAAATTGAAGTTAAATCAACAACACAAAAAATAGAATTGACAAAAAAATGATCGACGACGCATAACCGAAACAGATCAATCTTACAAAACTACGTTAGGCTCAAAGCACACATCAAGAAAATCACAATGAAGTTAAATGAAGAATTGCAAAAACAGAATTACCAAAATATGAACAAATTGATCTTACGAAATTACTAAGACTCGAAATTATCATCAAGAAAAGCAAATTGAAgttaaatcaacaacaacaaaaatagaaTTGACAAAAAATGATCAACGACACATAACCGAAACATATCAATCTTACAAAACTACGTTAGACTCAAAATACACATCAAGAAAATCACAATGAAGTTAAATGAAAAACTGCAAAAACAGAATTACCAAAATGTGAAAAGATTGATCTTACGAAATTACATTAGAATCAAAGTTAAAAGggctaaatatgtttttggtccctataaataagtCACAATccagttttagtccctataaaattttcattcaaagaatggtcctcttaAATTTTTCCGTCCCCATTTTTAGTCCTTACCGTCTATTTGCTCTAACGGAAGCAGACGTGGCATGCCACGTGTTACGCCACGTCACTAA is part of the Vicia villosa cultivar HV-30 ecotype Madison, WI linkage group LG2, Vvil1.0, whole genome shotgun sequence genome and encodes:
- the LOC131649063 gene encoding protein argonaute 8-like gives rise to the protein MARSELGSTTIKLNLLINHFKMNLTNPVTLLNISHNTVLIFLILVKGIELNDKDFAYDGSKALLTLGSLSQKDELEFDVVLKDVASNRGGFRLGRNYFPNDDRRLDRMKDDMFRALGKFASFRTTQTDLYLNIDMSTTIVFPPTVLDFLAFNQNTTASGLSIDWKKATETLQNLRIQATHSKREYVITRLSDLLCEDKMFSMKKKMDGIGEVYFKEISVFKYFTERKAISLTYSDKYPCVNVRKPNILVYLPIELCMLSLKRYIEDLQCYQQASFVMHSRLSPQRRKAALSHYQISDRVGKVVYRVALPSNLANLHDVFHVSQLRKYVSDPSHVIQIDDVQVRDNLTVEMMPVRIVDREMKVLRGKEFALVKVVWLGAAGESSA